A window from uncultured Desulfobacter sp. encodes these proteins:
- a CDS encoding cache domain-containing protein — protein sequence MSSMSTTDNSPKGSQSNLKKRILTRVDAVLAIGICIIIGVFTATNMTKETGNHAARNISDGQIRQMLEKDTERINLFVKSIEKIPKEVATILELQRLRIEEIKIVMDAIMLNSSEIFGTSVAFAPDLSKGATPPKPLYAYRKDGKVKFSFLDAPGYDFFNKDWYLLPKILNRPVWVDPYFDKGGGGVFMTTYSVPFSFFDGVTGTFTGVVTVDVSIDWLTRFFNTGKKLPDNGFVMLFSEDGTVISAPQKEWEVNHTLFSLAVFLKLPELRKVGRDLQVGNTGTTKVTAPATGKTVKIFYAPVPANHWGILYVIPEKEQNSRPDNESG from the coding sequence ATGAGTTCTATGTCAACCACTGATAACAGCCCAAAGGGATCTCAAAGCAACCTGAAAAAACGGATACTCACAAGGGTTGACGCAGTCCTTGCAATCGGCATCTGCATCATCATCGGGGTATTTACCGCCACCAACATGACCAAAGAAACCGGAAATCACGCAGCCAGAAACATTTCCGACGGCCAGATCCGCCAGATGCTGGAAAAAGATACGGAACGGATTAATCTTTTTGTGAAGTCCATAGAAAAAATTCCCAAAGAGGTTGCCACAATTCTTGAATTACAGCGGCTGAGAATAGAAGAAATAAAAATCGTGATGGATGCTATCATGCTGAACAGTTCTGAAATATTCGGTACATCCGTAGCCTTTGCCCCCGATTTATCAAAGGGAGCAACTCCCCCAAAACCATTGTACGCCTACAGAAAGGATGGTAAAGTCAAATTCAGCTTTCTGGATGCGCCCGGATATGACTTCTTCAACAAAGACTGGTATCTATTACCCAAAATACTTAACCGCCCGGTCTGGGTGGATCCCTATTTTGATAAAGGCGGCGGCGGGGTATTTATGACCACCTACTCCGTCCCCTTCTCCTTTTTTGACGGTGTTACAGGCACCTTCACCGGGGTGGTGACCGTGGACGTGTCCATTGACTGGTTGACCCGTTTTTTCAACACAGGGAAAAAATTGCCCGACAACGGATTTGTCATGCTGTTTTCAGAAGACGGCACCGTAATCAGTGCCCCCCAAAAAGAATGGGAAGTCAATCACACCCTGTTTTCACTGGCCGTTTTTTTGAAACTTCCCGAATTACGCAAGGTCGGACGCGATCTCCAGGTGGGCAATACCGGCACGACCAAGGTGACGGCGCCTGCCACCGGAAAAACCGTAAAGATTTTTTATGCGCCAGTGCCTGCCAATCATTGGGGCATCCTATATGTTATTCCTGAAAAAGAACAAAACAGCCGCCCTGACAACGAGAGCGGCTGA
- a CDS encoding cyclic peptide export ABC transporter, with translation MMKLLRLLVREIPDNFNATLAMNALIPISTLVLVVLISNVSQTTATDGVNPRLMFMFVITVIVFHITHTHTLVTASRDAEQLIHRLRIRLFDLVRQTDLITIEKIGHAKLQGVLTQDTQVLSQVLPVLVIGLQQSLMLVFFAAYLAWLSPLACVLAFSLAGIAVALHFTRVKAMRLLMRQADTSQRTVFKGLSELIKGFKEIRMNGPKAEGVVGHLAGASKDAAENNVQLKQKWGRNYAVTETLLYSLAGLIVFVVPVFAPDFHKVVMPATIVVLFISGPVCTVAFATPMVTQAELALEHIASMEEILAAAAADNAAETREILEERIESIGLRQIIHTYHDDQGDPLFTAGPLDATFQAGRITFITGGNGSGKSTLLRLLTGLIPVDSGQILVNGSPLGIEQRQSYRDKISAVFSDFHLSSRIYAINNQTPGRIDELLRRLEISAKVRVENNTFSTTDLSTGQRKRLALMVAELEDKPVIVLDEWAADQDPHFRRVFYEKLLPDLKDRGKIVICVTHDDRWFHTADRIYHMDEGKMEITGTPFQTEGQNSP, from the coding sequence ATGATGAAACTTCTTAGGCTGCTGGTTCGCGAAATTCCGGATAATTTTAACGCCACCCTGGCCATGAACGCCCTGATTCCGATTTCCACCCTCGTGCTCGTGGTCCTCATATCCAATGTATCCCAGACCACGGCCACGGATGGGGTCAACCCGAGGCTGATGTTCATGTTTGTCATCACCGTCATCGTATTTCATATCACCCATACGCACACGCTGGTGACAGCCTCCCGGGACGCCGAGCAACTGATTCACCGCCTTCGCATCCGTCTGTTTGATCTTGTCCGTCAAACCGACCTGATTACCATTGAAAAAATCGGCCACGCCAAACTCCAGGGCGTCCTGACCCAGGATACCCAGGTGCTTTCCCAGGTGCTTCCCGTACTGGTCATCGGCCTGCAGCAGTCGCTGATGCTGGTGTTTTTTGCGGCATACCTGGCCTGGCTCTCCCCGCTGGCCTGTGTTCTGGCGTTCAGCCTCGCCGGCATTGCCGTGGCCCTGCACTTTACCAGGGTAAAAGCCATGCGCCTGTTGATGCGGCAGGCAGACACGTCACAACGAACCGTGTTTAAAGGACTTTCAGAACTGATAAAAGGCTTTAAAGAGATCCGAATGAACGGTCCAAAGGCAGAGGGCGTTGTCGGTCACCTGGCCGGCGCCTCCAAAGATGCCGCAGAGAACAACGTGCAGCTCAAACAAAAGTGGGGGCGCAACTATGCCGTCACAGAAACCCTGCTCTATTCCCTGGCCGGACTGATCGTTTTTGTGGTACCGGTCTTTGCGCCGGATTTCCACAAGGTTGTGATGCCTGCCACCATTGTGGTACTTTTCATTTCAGGACCCGTATGCACGGTTGCCTTTGCCACCCCCATGGTGACCCAGGCCGAACTGGCCCTGGAACATATCGCCTCAATGGAAGAGATCCTGGCAGCGGCAGCCGCCGACAACGCCGCAGAAACCCGGGAAATACTCGAAGAAAGAATTGAATCCATCGGCCTGCGCCAAATCATCCATACCTATCACGATGATCAAGGAGATCCTTTATTTACCGCAGGCCCATTGGATGCGACATTTCAGGCTGGCCGGATCACCTTTATCACCGGCGGAAACGGATCGGGTAAATCCACCCTTCTCCGATTATTGACAGGACTTATCCCGGTAGATTCAGGGCAGATTCTTGTCAATGGTTCCCCCCTTGGTATTGAACAGCGTCAAAGCTACCGGGATAAAATCAGTGCCGTTTTCAGTGACTTTCATCTTTCCAGCCGGATTTACGCTATCAACAACCAGACCCCAGGGCGAATCGATGAACTGCTCCGTCGGCTGGAAATCTCCGCCAAGGTAAGGGTGGAAAACAATACTTTCAGCACCACAGATCTGTCCACGGGACAGCGTAAAAGACTGGCACTCATGGTGGCCGAACTTGAAGACAAGCCCGTGATCGTACTGGACGAATGGGCCGCCGATCAGGATCCCCACTTTCGGAGGGTCTTTTATGAAAAATTGTTACCGGATCTTAAAGACCGCGGGAAAATAGTTATCTGCGTGACCCATGACGACAGATGGTTTCATACGGCGGACCGGATATACCACATGGATGAAGGCAAAATGGAAATTACCGGAACCCCGTTTCAGACCGAGGGACAAAACAGCCCATAA
- a CDS encoding amino acid adenylation domain-containing protein — MEQMTYTRALHALSGQDADTPALCYKAETAQKLTCRQLDVYSNLAAETLIAAGCRSGMSIPVVLNRGLDCIVWALGIIKAGAAAVQLAADVPLNRAKYILEDTGAPFILTHEDLADRFPGCPCKTVASDLWQSDAWQIGARQAEALHQAQAVRENLLTKDSPMLVYYTSGTTGNPKGVVVTHANVLGFAGRHNAFNNITADSRVAAFATVSFDAFVMDLYAPLIAGARVYLVGEAERISLVALHRYYMRHKIELTFLTTRVGEAYMRTFDNPHLRRLLTGGEVLREFVPRSYEVFNIYGPTETTAYVTAFPITHALSDYPLGQPLPGMNVMMLDENLVPCSPGRTGEVCISGDQVCAGYLNRPLKTSEGFTANPLYDPERDDPAFSRIYRTGDLGQLGQDGQIYFKGRKDHQVKIRGYRIETVEVETALLTHPEIRHAHVRPFTRKSGEIGLAAYVVRAQGQEDEDAFFHTIKDYLKNTLPVQMIPGRMGELTRLPLNANGKVDGAALANPVTLRRL, encoded by the coding sequence ATGGAACAAATGACCTATACCCGGGCGCTGCATGCCCTGTCCGGGCAAGACGCCGATACCCCGGCGCTCTGTTATAAGGCTGAGACTGCCCAGAAACTGACCTGCCGGCAGCTGGATGTTTACAGCAACCTGGCGGCGGAGACGCTTATCGCAGCCGGCTGCAGAAGCGGCATGTCCATCCCGGTGGTGCTGAACCGTGGACTGGATTGTATTGTCTGGGCACTGGGGATCATAAAGGCCGGGGCCGCAGCCGTGCAGTTGGCCGCAGACGTCCCTTTGAACCGTGCCAAGTATATCTTAGAAGATACGGGCGCTCCTTTTATTTTAACCCATGAAGATCTGGCAGACCGGTTCCCGGGGTGCCCCTGCAAAACGGTGGCTTCCGATTTATGGCAATCGGACGCATGGCAGATTGGGGCACGACAGGCTGAAGCCTTGCACCAGGCTCAGGCGGTCAGGGAAAATTTGTTGACCAAAGACAGCCCCATGCTGGTCTACTATACCTCCGGCACCACGGGAAATCCCAAAGGTGTGGTCGTCACCCATGCCAATGTCCTGGGATTTGCCGGGCGGCACAACGCATTTAACAATATCACGGCAGACAGCCGGGTGGCAGCCTTTGCCACGGTTTCATTTGATGCCTTTGTGATGGACCTTTACGCGCCCCTGATCGCAGGTGCCCGGGTTTACCTGGTGGGCGAAGCCGAGCGCATCTCCCTTGTGGCCCTTCACCGGTATTATATGCGCCATAAAATCGAACTTACTTTTTTGACCACCCGGGTGGGGGAGGCATATATGCGGACCTTTGACAATCCTCATTTACGCCGGCTGCTTACCGGCGGGGAGGTGCTGCGTGAATTTGTACCCAGAAGTTACGAGGTCTTCAATATCTATGGCCCCACTGAGACCACAGCCTATGTGACGGCTTTTCCGATTACCCATGCCCTGTCCGATTATCCCCTGGGACAACCGCTGCCCGGCATGAACGTGATGATGCTGGATGAAAACCTTGTCCCTTGTTCGCCGGGCAGGACCGGTGAGGTTTGTATTTCGGGTGACCAGGTCTGTGCCGGATACCTGAACCGGCCCCTGAAGACCAGTGAAGGGTTCACGGCCAATCCGCTATATGACCCGGAAAGGGATGATCCGGCTTTCAGCCGTATATACAGGACCGGGGATCTGGGGCAGCTGGGCCAGGATGGTCAGATCTATTTCAAAGGCAGAAAAGATCATCAGGTAAAGATCAGGGGATACCGCATTGAAACCGTGGAGGTGGAAACGGCCCTGTTGACCCACCCGGAAATCCGGCATGCCCATGTCCGGCCCTTTACCCGTAAAAGTGGAGAGATTGGCCTTGCCGCCTATGTGGTCAGGGCCCAGGGACAAGAGGACGAAGATGCATTTTTCCATACGATTAAGGACTATTTGAAAAACACCCTGCCGGTCCAGATGATCCCGGGACGCATGGGAGAATTGACCAGACTGCCCTTGAACGCTAACGGCAAAGTGGACGGAGCCGCCCTGGCCAATCCTGTCACCTTGAGACGGCTTTGA
- a CDS encoding cyclic peptide export ABC transporter — MNLLLFLNVSKEKPLHRLMGYAAASALGTTVVLAVITYAAKTIHDKKEAFVDVRLAMIFVAGALIYVTAESTMIARLAADLEKAVNRIRMALIQRLRHADLWELEHFGRSRLYESITQNCKVISANSQYIAQALRSVILILMILVYIATISMVAFLLLSGMMIAASLFYFHLGKTLEHTRATMGNHEALLFDYVSDLFDGFKEQRLCSVRSNAINQGFETQSLETANACSTVHQHTWQQFVFGETTFNVMLGVVLFIVPLYAPTVSLNLVKISAAVLFLATPIFGLMQSLAVLRATEAAAGRMLALDKELAALEEKGSIDTFAPLSANFSDIRMEGIEFTFPAPPGEPAFSIGPIDICIKKGETAFISGGNGAGKSTFIKLLTSLYHPGRGKLSIDGLAITPARLAGYRSLISPVFSDFHLFSRLYGLTDDELAEADRLMDWMEMTHVADVRDQGFTRTDLSTGQRKRLALVAALLENTPILVLDEWAADQDAPFRKKFYREILPALREKGLTIIAVTHDDRYYDAADRRFHLDEGKLTQVCQGDPTKGNGAIEPGGYDETS, encoded by the coding sequence ATGAACCTGCTTTTGTTCCTGAACGTTTCAAAAGAGAAACCACTGCACAGACTCATGGGCTATGCTGCAGCGTCCGCCCTGGGCACGACTGTTGTCCTGGCGGTGATTACCTATGCGGCAAAAACCATCCACGACAAGAAAGAGGCGTTCGTAGACGTTCGCCTGGCCATGATCTTTGTGGCCGGCGCATTGATATACGTCACAGCAGAAAGTACCATGATCGCACGTCTGGCCGCAGACCTGGAGAAGGCTGTAAACCGGATCCGGATGGCCTTGATTCAACGTCTGAGACATGCAGATCTCTGGGAACTGGAACATTTTGGCCGAAGCCGGTTGTACGAAAGTATCACGCAAAACTGTAAAGTCATTTCCGCGAATTCCCAATACATTGCCCAGGCCCTGAGGTCCGTCATTCTGATCCTGATGATCCTGGTCTATATTGCCACCATTTCAATGGTCGCCTTCCTGCTTCTGTCCGGAATGATGATTGCCGCATCCCTGTTTTATTTCCACCTGGGAAAAACCCTGGAACATACGCGTGCCACCATGGGGAACCATGAAGCGCTGTTGTTCGACTACGTCTCGGATCTCTTTGATGGGTTCAAGGAACAGCGGTTGTGCAGCGTTCGCAGCAACGCCATCAACCAGGGCTTTGAAACCCAGTCTCTTGAAACAGCCAACGCCTGCAGCACAGTTCACCAGCACACCTGGCAGCAATTCGTCTTTGGAGAAACGACCTTTAACGTCATGCTGGGGGTGGTGCTTTTTATCGTACCCCTCTACGCGCCCACGGTCAGCTTGAACCTGGTTAAAATTTCAGCCGCCGTTCTTTTCCTGGCCACGCCGATTTTCGGACTTATGCAGTCCCTTGCGGTGCTGCGTGCCACAGAAGCTGCAGCCGGACGTATGCTGGCCCTGGACAAAGAGCTTGCCGCACTTGAGGAAAAAGGAAGTATAGACACCTTCGCCCCCCTGTCAGCCAATTTTTCAGATATCCGGATGGAAGGCATTGAATTCACCTTTCCAGCCCCACCGGGAGAACCCGCCTTTTCCATCGGCCCCATTGATATCTGTATCAAAAAGGGAGAGACGGCGTTCATCAGCGGGGGTAACGGCGCAGGTAAATCCACCTTTATCAAATTGCTGACAAGCCTCTATCACCCCGGACGGGGTAAATTATCCATTGACGGGCTTGCCATTACACCGGCCCGCCTGGCAGGATATCGCAGTTTAATTTCACCGGTTTTCTCGGACTTTCACCTTTTTTCAAGGCTTTACGGCCTGACAGATGATGAACTGGCAGAAGCAGATCGCCTGATGGATTGGATGGAGATGACACATGTTGCCGATGTCAGGGATCAGGGTTTTACCCGCACAGACCTGTCGACCGGACAGAGAAAACGCCTTGCGCTGGTGGCAGCGCTGCTTGAAAACACCCCCATTCTGGTTCTGGATGAATGGGCTGCAGACCAGGACGCCCCATTCAGAAAGAAATTCTATCGGGAAATCCTGCCTGCCCTTAGGGAAAAAGGACTCACCATCATTGCCGTAACCCATGATGACCGTTATTATGATGCAGCGGACCGCCGGTTTCATCTTGACGAAGGCAAATTGACACAAGTCTGCCAAGGTGATCCGACAAAAGGCAACGGTGCAATCGAGCCGGGAGGGTATGATGAAACTTCTTAG
- a CDS encoding nucleoside transporter C-terminal domain-containing protein — MVQSVLGLFVFLGVAVLLSENRKKISVRLVVSAILLQLVLGAVTLKFAWIRHGFLYLNGLVTALSKATAEGTAMVFGYIGGGTLPFQESYPGASFILAFQSLPLILVMSALSALLFYWKIIPFVVRFFSVVLNKTLGTGGAEGIGISANIFVGMVEAPLLVKPYLATMTRSELFTLMTCGMATIAGTVMVLYATILKPVIPGILGHILTASIISAPAAILISKVMIPETKDVTEGKLSTPTVYKNVMDAVTKGTVSGIDLMINIVAMIIVLVAMVSLINMTLGLMPLFKGEPFTLQRILGWIMAPATWMMGIPWAEAPATGALMGTKTILNEFIAYLDLTRLPEGAISDRSRIIISYAMCGFANPGSLGIMIGGMGGMAPERRDEIVALGLRSIVAGTLATCMTGAVAGMFL; from the coding sequence ATGGTTCAAAGTGTTCTGGGTCTGTTTGTGTTTTTAGGTGTCGCCGTTTTATTGAGCGAGAATAGAAAAAAGATATCTGTCAGGCTGGTCGTTTCGGCGATATTACTGCAACTTGTGCTGGGCGCGGTGACGCTGAAATTTGCATGGATACGCCATGGTTTTCTGTATTTAAACGGATTGGTGACAGCGCTCTCAAAGGCCACTGCCGAAGGGACGGCCATGGTATTCGGATACATTGGCGGCGGCACACTGCCTTTCCAGGAATCCTATCCAGGCGCGTCGTTTATCCTTGCGTTTCAATCCCTGCCGTTAATTTTGGTGATGAGTGCGCTGTCTGCGTTGCTGTTTTATTGGAAAATTATTCCTTTTGTGGTGCGTTTTTTCAGTGTGGTTTTAAATAAGACCCTGGGCACCGGCGGGGCCGAGGGCATCGGGATATCCGCCAATATTTTTGTGGGCATGGTGGAGGCACCGTTGCTGGTCAAGCCGTATTTAGCAACCATGACCCGCAGTGAGCTGTTTACATTAATGACCTGCGGCATGGCCACCATTGCAGGCACGGTCATGGTGCTTTACGCCACAATTCTCAAGCCTGTGATCCCAGGTATTTTAGGTCATATCCTGACCGCCTCCATTATCAGCGCACCGGCTGCGATTTTAATTTCAAAGGTCATGATCCCTGAAACTAAGGACGTAACCGAAGGCAAGCTGTCCACACCAACGGTGTACAAGAACGTCATGGACGCCGTTACCAAAGGCACGGTGTCCGGCATTGATCTTATGATTAATATTGTGGCCATGATCATTGTTCTTGTGGCTATGGTGAGTCTGATCAACATGACCCTTGGGCTTATGCCGCTGTTCAAAGGGGAGCCGTTTACGTTGCAGCGGATTTTAGGCTGGATCATGGCACCTGCAACATGGATGATGGGCATTCCCTGGGCCGAAGCCCCTGCCACCGGCGCTTTGATGGGAACCAAAACCATTCTCAACGAATTTATCGCTTACCTTGATCTGACCCGTTTGCCCGAAGGTGCCATCAGTGACCGCAGCCGCATCATTATTTCCTATGCCATGTGCGGTTTTGCAAATCCCGGCAGCCTGGGGATCATGATCGGTGGTATGGGGGGCATGGCACCGGAAAGAAGGGATGAAATCGTGGCCTTAGGACTTCGGTCCATTGTTGCCGGAACTTTGGCCACATGCATGACCGGCGCTGTTGCCGGGATGTTCTTATGA
- a CDS encoding prohibitin family protein — protein sequence MALQTLKKKITDLRDEHTIGITVSLLILAFLTAFFWNNIVISVYPGQQGVRWSRFSGTQLNEINREGMHIIFPWDVMYIYNTRVQTMNSTLQILTTEGLTITVDYAFRFYPIKDGIPVIHKTLGENYAQTFVDPEVKAASMSVIGNYPPEQLYRISTLVIQASIKYYLNKKMLARNIVLEDYLIKRIILPEPVADSIEKKMVADQLSQEYDYRLSIEKKERERKAIEAEGIKAFEDIAGIPVLKWKGLEVTEDLAKSPNSKIIIMGNGDKGLPLLLNADGKP from the coding sequence ATGGCTTTGCAAACACTCAAGAAAAAAATCACCGATCTGCGGGATGAACACACCATAGGCATTACGGTCTCACTGCTGATCCTTGCGTTCCTGACTGCATTTTTCTGGAACAATATTGTGATTTCAGTCTATCCGGGGCAACAGGGGGTGCGATGGTCCAGGTTCAGTGGCACACAGCTCAATGAAATCAACAGGGAGGGCATGCACATCATCTTTCCATGGGATGTCATGTATATATACAATACCCGTGTGCAGACGATGAACAGCACGCTGCAGATTTTGACCACCGAAGGGCTGACCATCACCGTGGATTATGCCTTCAGATTTTATCCCATCAAGGACGGGATTCCCGTCATCCATAAAACCCTGGGGGAAAATTATGCCCAGACCTTTGTGGATCCGGAGGTCAAAGCCGCATCCATGTCCGTAATCGGAAATTATCCCCCGGAGCAGCTCTACAGAATTTCAACCCTCGTAATCCAGGCGTCCATAAAATACTATCTAAACAAAAAGATGCTCGCCCGAAATATCGTACTGGAAGATTATCTGATCAAGCGCATCATACTCCCGGAACCGGTTGCCGATTCCATTGAAAAAAAGATGGTTGCCGACCAGCTCAGCCAGGAATATGATTATAGACTGTCCATTGAAAAAAAAGAGAGGGAACGCAAGGCCATAGAAGCAGAAGGGATAAAAGCCTTTGAAGACATTGCAGGCATTCCCGTACTCAAATGGAAGGGTCTTGAGGTCACCGAGGACTTGGCCAAATCCCCCAACTCGAAAATTATTATCATGGGCAACGGGGACAAGGGACTTCCCCTGCTTCTCAATGCCGATGGGAAGCCATGA
- a CDS encoding ABC transporter substrate-binding protein — protein MNWYPGTQRDFKIVMGLLVWIMMLLACSRIHAGELRKVNFMPMWLPQPQFAGFYMAREKGFYEKYGLDVTILERGYNEDVLTDLVRGKSHFGIMNLLTAIEKRASGEDIVNVGQVFQRSAIEFVARKTSGINTPQDFNGRKIAVWRTVLRAQTLGFIKTQNITAKIFSVDEGISFFLKGAVDIIPVMHYNGYNTLVNHGIDAEELTVFRLKDFDMDFPEDGIYCLARTYKTAPKLVQRFVNASMEGWQYAVTHPDEAVALMEKIRLSENLITNPVHLQWMMNVMPEMIRPKTPENPDAQLARSDFEKAVNFLLKTQTISRRVSYDEFYVNH, from the coding sequence ATGAACTGGTATCCCGGAACACAACGCGATTTCAAGATTGTTATGGGCCTTTTGGTCTGGATAATGATGCTCCTGGCATGTTCGCGCATACACGCAGGAGAGCTGAGAAAAGTCAACTTCATGCCCATGTGGCTTCCCCAACCCCAGTTCGCAGGCTTTTACATGGCCAGAGAGAAGGGCTTTTATGAAAAGTACGGACTGGATGTTACGATCCTGGAACGCGGTTACAATGAGGACGTTCTTACCGATCTGGTGCGGGGGAAAAGCCATTTCGGCATCATGAACCTGTTGACGGCCATTGAAAAAAGGGCATCCGGGGAAGATATCGTAAATGTCGGCCAGGTGTTCCAGAGAAGTGCCATTGAATTTGTCGCCCGTAAAACATCCGGGATCAATACCCCCCAGGATTTTAACGGCAGAAAAATCGCTGTCTGGCGTACTGTACTTAGGGCCCAGACTTTAGGATTTATCAAAACCCAAAATATCACGGCAAAAATCTTCTCGGTGGATGAAGGAATAAGCTTCTTTCTGAAGGGGGCTGTGGATATCATCCCGGTCATGCACTACAATGGATACAATACCCTGGTCAACCATGGTATTGATGCAGAGGAACTCACCGTGTTCCGGCTCAAAGATTTTGACATGGATTTTCCTGAAGATGGAATTTACTGCCTGGCCCGTACGTATAAAACGGCCCCAAAACTTGTGCAGCGCTTTGTCAATGCCTCCATGGAAGGCTGGCAATACGCAGTGACCCATCCCGATGAAGCCGTTGCCCTCATGGAAAAAATACGGCTGTCAGAGAACCTGATCACCAACCCTGTCCACCTGCAATGGATGATGAACGTCATGCCGGAAATGATACGGCCAAAGACACCGGAAAACCCCGACGCCCAGCTGGCCAGATCCGATTTTGAAAAAGCAGTTAATTTTCTGCTCAAAACCCAAACAATCTCCCGGAGGGTAAGTTACGATGAGTTCTATGTCAACCACTGA